ACCGCACACGTTTTAGGAGAACTTTACTGGCACGATTTACGCACGAACTTTCAGAGCGCCTTGCTGAACTTCGTAGTTGTGAAATTTAGTTAAAAGTGGTTAAAAGGTGACTTATTAACACACCGAGCTTTAGGCTTATTGCTGGCACACAATTTCAAGAAACTGACAGCAACGTGTAAATAAAATGATGCAATGTGCTGTGGGAGGTTTACAGGTATGAGCTTGGTGGAGAATATTGTGTAAAAGTGGATGATTGTACTCTTTAAAGTTGCTTAAATTAATTACAAATAGTTACATTTTTCATTCGGCTCTGAGGCTTGGGTGATGATTCAAAGCTGtgtcaaaaatatataaacaattttttttgtttacacctCAATAAGAATCTCACTTTTGCTATTATTTCTGTGAATCTGCACCTCACACTGTGGTGTGTGTGAGTATATTTCCAGTAAAGAGGAACTCCAAATAAAGTATCTTAGGGTATTAATATGTTAAATCTAACGAATCCCTCTGACTCTGTGGTTCTTTGTCTTTGCAGGGTGCTCAGTATGAACTAAAAGACAGTCCCGGGGTCCAGCACCCGGGGTTTGCCCACCATCACCCTGCTTTTTACCCCTATGGCCAATATCAGTTCGGTGACCCGTCCAGACCCAAAAACGCCACCAGGGAGAGCACCAGCACCCTGAAGGCCTGGCTCAGCGAGCACCGTAAGAACCCCTACCCAACCAAGGGCGAGAAGATCATGCTGGCCATCATCACCAAAATGACCCTCACCCAGGTGTCCACCTGGTTCGCCAACGCCAGGAGGAGGCTAAAGAAGGAGAACAAGATGACCTGGGCCCCTCGGAACCGCACCGACGAAGAGGGAAATGTTTACACCAGCGATCacgagggggaggagggggacaagagggaggacgaggaggagatcGACTTGGAGAACATCGACACGGAGAATATTGAGAACAAGGACGACTTGGACGACCAGGACGACCTGCATTCAGATATTAAACTAGACGGGAGGAGTGACTCTGAGATTTCTGACGGCTATGAGGATTTACAAGGGCCCGACCAGAGGTTTCTAAAGGCTGTGGGGAAGGAGGGCAAGGAGAGAGCAGAGCACTTCCAcagccaccaccaccaccaccatcactcTTCTTTGGACATCAAAGCGTCCCAGCCAAACGGGGAGCAGCTCAAACTGAACCCGGTGTCCGTGAGCTCGCCGCCCTCAGAGAACAACCCTGCCCCAGCCCAGAAGCCAAAGATCTGGTCTTTGGCAGAGACAGCCACGGCCCCTGACAATCCGCGCAAATCGCCGCAAATGAACGGCGGCAACTCCGCGGGGCCCGCCGCCCAGACCATAATCGCTCCTCACAGACTCATCTCTTCGTGTCCCGTTGGGAAAATCCAGAACTGGACGAACCGAGCCTTTTCGGCGCACCAGCTGGCTTTACTGAACTCTAATCATTATCTGGGACTGGCGAACCAGGCCACCGCCACCGGCCTGGCGCTCTACAGCAGCAGGCAAACGGAGGACAAGAGTCATAGTTCAGAGACTCCAGTCACAGGTACATGTCCCCGACACTGAGATCCGCATGTATAAATaagtacaaaaaaagacactagCCCATTGCCCGtcattcatttcttttattttagagcCTCCCTTTGCCTTCTCTGCCTGttcatggatttgttttttctctctcgaGGCCACACAGATGAacagtgttacagtgttgtaGCTGACAGGATacagtgtgtgtgatgtgtgcgtgtgctttgaaaaaaaatgtccaggaGGATTATAGAAAAGCCCCATTAGAaagcatctttttttaaaaaaaaaatctaatgttgAATCGggtaaaaactgcttttaattTCCTCCTCTTAGCCTACATCCATATCATATTAAGGTCCATGTGTTTGCATTTAATGGTTTACGTGAAACCCAGCTATGTTTTAAAAGTAAATTCACTGGAAACCCAAGCTGAGCTCTGATCATAGGAAGTTCAATTAAcgcattttaattttctttgccGCAGTTTCTGAGAGATCTAGTGCCTTGGATgcagaggagggggaaaaaagttgTTAAAAACAGCTTTCCACCCACTTCAAAGACAGCGAGGCTGTCAGTTAATGACATTTgggaattttcattttgatgccatatcgcgtttttttttcttttttaaacgcCATATTTACCCAAATTAGCTTTGTTTctaagatttatttttcatccCTGTGTGTGCGCGCTTGTGTTATTTCGTAGAGGCCTGTGTTACTTGTTTGGTCATGCAAATGAGCTCAATGCAAATTCACTTCAGGCtcgttttatttttgaaaggcaAATGTCACTTTTATATCACTTTGTGTTTTAGCTCTTCACGAGACTATTATTAGTGTTTTTTCCTCCcagttcattgtttttttttatttgtttcacccctgtgtatttcaggcctcAGAACCAACTAGAAGCAGCGGTGGTTCTTTCGGCTCTCTTCTCTCAATAACCCTCacccatttttatttttatttgttttggtttcttttcattttaatttgaatatggaatgtaaaataagaataatacaTCTCTGTATACTTACATTGTAAGCATGTCCTGTGTAAAACTGCTAATGTAATAATGTATGAACCTGTAGtctgtgagttttttttcctttctttcttttttgtaagTTCTGTGAGGATTTGatgttcaaatgttttgtaTATAAAGTTAAGAATATGTACATACTTGTGAACCAAATTGTACAAGAAAGTCTATATTTTGGCTAATAAATGAACTGCtgcaactttaaaaaatgttggttTTTGGCCGGGGTATTTTGACAG
This genomic interval from Acanthochromis polyacanthus isolate Apoly-LR-REF ecotype Palm Island chromosome 2, KAUST_Apoly_ChrSc, whole genome shotgun sequence contains the following:
- the irx3a gene encoding iroquois-class homeodomain protein IRX-3a is translated as MSFPQLGYQYIRPIYPPERQGIASNARAGTELSPSGALSNVLSTMYGSPFAAAAQGYGAFLPYSNDISIFNQLGAQYELKDSPGVQHPGFAHHHPAFYPYGQYQFGDPSRPKNATRESTSTLKAWLSEHRKNPYPTKGEKIMLAIITKMTLTQVSTWFANARRRLKKENKMTWAPRNRTDEEGNVYTSDHEGEEGDKREDEEEIDLENIDTENIENKDDLDDQDDLHSDIKLDGRSDSEISDGYEDLQGPDQRFLKAVGKEGKERAEHFHSHHHHHHHSSLDIKASQPNGEQLKLNPVSVSSPPSENNPAPAQKPKIWSLAETATAPDNPRKSPQMNGGNSAGPAAQTIIAPHRLISSCPVGKIQNWTNRAFSAHQLALLNSNHYLGLANQATATGLALYSSRQTEDKSHSSETPVTGTCPRH